CCGGCCGGGAAGCCGTCACGGTTCATCGCATGCTGGAATCCACCGGCGGCCTGGAAGGGGCCCCTTTGTTTACCCGCGACGAGGAGAATCCTCTGGATGCCGACGTGGTCATACTCGATGAAGTGTCGATGATGGATATCCTGTTGACGCACTATTTTCTTAAGGCCGTGCCGGACGGCTGCCGGGTAGTGCTGGTAGGCGACGTGGACCAGCTGCCGGCGGTAGGGCCCGGCTCAGTGCTCAAGGACATCATCCGCTCTAAGGTGCTGCCGGTTGTCCGGCTGACCGAGGTCTTCCGGCAGGCCAACGAAAGCATTATTGTCCAGAACGCCCACAGAATCAACCGGGGGCAGCCCCCCGACTGTGGAAAAAACGCCGATTTTCAGTTTCATCAAATCGAAAGCGCCGAGCAGGTAGCCGCAGCTATCCTCCGGCTGGTGAAGCAAGACCTGGCGGCGGAAGGCTTCAACCCCCAAAGGGATGTGCAGGTCCTTTCCCCTATGCACCGGCAGGTCTGTGGCGTGGAAAATCTGAACAAACAGCTCCAGGCCGCCTTAAATCCGCCAAAGGAGCCGGACCTGACGGTTACTGGCGTGGCCCAGGTGTTTCGCAGCGGCGACAAAGTCATGCAGATGCGAAACAATTATGAAAAAAACGTCTTCAACGGCGACATTGGATTTATTGCCGAAATCGACACCAACCGGATCGTCGTGCGTTATCCGGACAATGACGTGCCCTATGAACGCAGTGACTTTGACCAGCTGCAGCTGGCTTACTGCCTGAGTGTGCACAAAAGCCAGGGCAGCGAGTACCCGGTGGTGGTGCTGCCTATTGTGCCCGGCCACTATATCATGCTGCAGCGCAATCTCCTGTACACCGCCGTGACCCGGGCCAAAGAAAAGGTCATCCTGCTGGGGACCCAAGCGGCTCTCTATACCGCCCTTTCCAATGACCGCACCCGCCGGCGCTATACCCTGCTGGCCGAGCGGCTTCAAGGGGAGGCGTTATGCTAGTGTTTGCCCCAAAGAAACCGTCCTTCTGTTGGAGGTGGCTGCAGGCTTGCCTGGACTGGATTTATCCGCCGCGCTGTCCGGTCTGCCGGCGGTTTATGGATGTACACGGTCAATGGTGCCCGGACTGCGGTCCGGAGGCCGGACCCCTGCGGACGCTTCCGCTGACGGGGCGACGGCTGGAGGTGCTGAATGCCGGGTATTATCTTTTCGCTTATGAGGGAACTGTGCGCAGCCTGCTGCGCCGGCTCAAATTCCAGTCTCAGCGGGGAGCGGCGGCGCCGTTGCGATGGCTTTTGATCCAGCGGGTTCACTGGCAAGAGATGCCACGTTATGATTTGGTTGTGCCGGTGCCGCTGCATCCGGAACGGCTGGCTGAACGGGGGTTCAATCAGACCGAGCTTTTGTTTCGGCCCTGGGCCGATGCCTCCGGTTTTTGCTGGCAGGAATGCCTTAGTCGCAGTCGGGCCACTCAGCCCCAGTGGCAGCTGTCTCTGGAGCAGCGGCGGCAAAATATAAAGGACGCGTTCTGCCTGACGCGTCCCGGGGGAACCAAAGCGGTGGAGAGCAAACATATTCTCCTGGTGGATGATATTTTTACCACCGGACTGACCATGGACCAATGCGCCGCAGTTCTGAAACAAGCCGGCGCAGCTTCGGTTACCGGCCTGGCCTTTGCCAGCGGCGCAGAAAATATTACCTTTCGGCTCTCTCTGCCTGACTCCCGGGATTCTCAGCATCTTTCGACATGATGAGTCCCTGGCCCATAGCCTCGACAAACGCCCGGACCACTTCCGGATCGAAGGCCGTCCCGGAATGGTTCTGCAGCTCGCGCACCGCGTCTTCGGTGATTTTAGCCCAGTGCTGGGTGCAGGGGTTGATGGACCGGTCATAGTAGTTGGCCACGGCGATGATCCGCGCGCCTAGCGGTATATTGACTCCTTTCAGCCGCTTGGGATAGCCCTTACCGTCAAACTGTTCATGGTGGTAGCGGATATAGGGGATCAGCTCCTGGCAGCAGGAGATATTCTCCAGCATAAAACTGCCGGCGTTGCAGTGATTCTTGTACACGCTCATTTCCCGGGTCGACAGATACGGCACTTTGGCCAACACCGCGTTGGGCACGGTCAGATGGCCTATGTCGTGGAGAATGGCGGCATAACGGATCCGCTCGAGCTCCTCCCGGGGCAGGCGCATTTTGGCGGCAATACTGACAGCATAGTTGGCAACCTGGTGACTATGCAAAAACAGTTTCGCGCTTTTCATTTCCACCAGACGCATCAGATTGATGATGATGGTGTCCAAATTTTCGCTCTGGTAGAGCAGATTTTCGGTTGTTTGCATCAGCGTCACCATATACACACAAAACGACCTTTCGAGGAGACCGTTGAAAAAGGCTCATCTGCGTCGTCAGTCCTGCGAAAAGGCAAGAGGTTCTCTGACCTGGCATATGAACCTTTTTGAAAGGTCTCAGATTCGAGACTACCGATGGATTTGACTCCTTCAGGACATAGTATAGCGCAGAATGGGCCGAATGAAAAGGGAGAACATTGACGAGGGGTGTCGGTTCGCCGATATTATCGAAGATTTTCAGAAATAGCGGTATAAAATAATCTAAAAATCCCGAAAAAAGATAGGTTTTCCTTAAAATTAGGACTAATGACCTAGGCAAAAAAGACAGTAAAATTGTATAATGAAACAAATAAGATGATACTCTGATTATGAACGTGCGGGACCGATAGGATGGAATGGGAGGAACGAGGTATGGGGGTTAAATATTGCGCCGAATGTGGCAAACTGTGCGCTGATCATCCGAGCGGACTGTGCAATGCCTGTCAGCGGGTGGATGAAGAAAATGCCATCAAAGTTTACGAGTAT
The Acetonema longum DSM 6540 DNA segment above includes these coding regions:
- a CDS encoding ComF family protein; this translates as MLVFAPKKPSFCWRWLQACLDWIYPPRCPVCRRFMDVHGQWCPDCGPEAGPLRTLPLTGRRLEVLNAGYYLFAYEGTVRSLLRRLKFQSQRGAAAPLRWLLIQRVHWQEMPRYDLVVPVPLHPERLAERGFNQTELLFRPWADASGFCWQECLSRSRATQPQWQLSLEQRRQNIKDAFCLTRPGGTKAVESKHILLVDDIFTTGLTMDQCAAVLKQAGAASVTGLAFASGAENITFRLSLPDSRDSQHLST